Within Wyeomyia smithii strain HCP4-BCI-WySm-NY-G18 chromosome 2, ASM2978416v1, whole genome shotgun sequence, the genomic segment ttattattattattattattattattattattattattattattattattattattattattattattattattattattattattattattattattattattattattattattattattattattattattattattataataataataataataataataataataattattattattattattattattattattattattattattattattattattattattattattattattattattatttttattattattattattattattattattattattattattattattattattattattattattattattattattattatttttattattattattattattattattattattattattattattattattattattattattattattattattattattattattattattattattattattattattattattattattattattattattattattattattattattatttatattattattattattattatttatattattattattattattattattattattattattattattattattattattattattattattattattattattattattattattattattattattattattattattattattattattattattattattattattattattattattattattattattattattattatttttattattattattattattattattattattattattattattattattattattattattattattattattattattattattattattattattattattattattattattattattattattattattattattatttttattattattattattattattattattattattattattattattattattattatttatattattattattattattattatttatattattattattattattattattattattattattattattattattattattattattattattattattattattattattattattattattattattattattattattattattattattattattattataattattattaatattataattattattattattattataattattataattattattattattattattattattattattattattattattattattattattattattattataattattattattattataattatcatttttattattattattattattattattattattattattattattattattataattattattattattatcatttttattattattattattatcatcaatattattattaatattattattattattattattattattattattactattataattatacttattattattattattattaatattattattattattattattattattattattattattattattattattattattattatttttattattattattattattattattattactattattattattattattattattatcatttttattattattattataattattattattattattattattattattattattattattattattattattattattattattattattattatcatcaatattattattattattattattattattattattattattattattattattattattattattattattattattattattatttttattatttttattattattattattattatttttactattattattattattattattatcatttttattattattattataattattattattattattattattattattattattattattattatttttattattattattattattattattattattattattattattattattattattattattattattattattatttttattattattattattattattattattattattactattattattatacttattattattattattattattattattattattattattattattattattattattattattattattattattatgattattataattattattattatttttattattattattattattattattattattattattattattattattattattattatcattattataattattattattattatcatttttattattattattattattattatttttattattattattattattattattattatcatcaatattattattaatattattattattattattattattattattattattattattattattattattattattactattataattatacttattattattattattattattattattataattattattattataattattattattattattattattattaattattattattattattattattattattattattattattattattattattattattataattatttttatttttattattattattattatcattattattattattattattattattattattattattattattattattattattattattattattattatcattattattattattattattattattattattatttttattattattattattattattattattattattattattattattattattgttattatcatcaatattattattataattattattattattattattataattatttttattattattattattattattatcattattattattattattattattattattattattattattattattattatttttattattattattatttttattattattattattattattattattattattattattattattattattattattattataattattattattattattattattataattattattattattataattataattatttttattattattattattattattatcattattattattattattattattattattattattattattattattattattattattattattattattattattattatcattattattattattattattattattattattattatttttataattattattattattattattattattattattattattattattattattattattattattattattattattattattattattattattattatcatcaatattattattattattattattattattatttttattattattattattattattattattataattattatttttttttttattattattattattattattattattactattattattatacttattattattattattattattattattattattattattattattattattattattattattattattattattattatttatattattattattattattattatttatattattattattattattattattattattattattattattattattattattattattattattattattattattattattattattattattattattattattattattattattattattattattattattattattattattattattattattactattattattatacttattattattattattattattattattattattattattattattattattattattattattattatgattattataattattattattatttttattattattattattattattattattattattattattattattattattattattattattattattattattattattattattattattattattatcattattataattattattattattatcatttttattattattattattattattattattattattattattattatcatcaatattattattaatattattattattattattattattattattattattattattattattattattattattattactattataattatacttattattattattattattattattataattattattattataattattattattatcattattattattaattattattattattattattattattattattattatgattattattattattattataattatttttattattattattattattattattattatcattattattattattattattattattattattattattattattattattatcattattattattattattattattattattattattatttttattattattattattattattattattattattattattattattattattatcatcaatattattattattattattattataattattattattattattattataattatttttattattattattattattattatcattattattattattattattattattattattattattattatttttattattattattattattattattataattattattattatttttattattattattattattattattattattattattattattattattattattattattattattattataattataattatttttattattattattattattattatcattattattattattattattattattattattattattattattattattattattattattattattattatcattattattattattattattattattattattatttttataattattattattattattattattattattattattattattattatcatcaatattattattattattattattattattatttttattattattattattattattattattattattattataattattatttttttttattataattattattattactattattattatacttattattattattattattattattattattattattattattattattattattattattattattattattattattattattattattattattattattattattattattattattattattattattattattattattattattattattattattattattattattattattattataattattattattattattattatttttattattattattattattattattattattattattattattattattattattattattattattattattattattattattattatcatcaatattattattattattattattattattattattattattattattattattattattattattattattattattattattattattattattattattattattattattattattattattattattattattattattattattattattattattattattattattattattattattattattattattattattattattattattattattattattattattattattattattataattaatatttttttattattattattattattattattattattattattattattattattactattattattattattattattattattattatttttattattattattattattattattattattattattattttattatttttattattattattattataattataattattattattattatttttattatttttattattattattattattattattattattattattattataattattattattataataattattattataattattattattattattattattcttattattaattattattattattattattattattattattattattattattattattattaatattattattattattattattattattataattattattattattattattattattattattattattattatcattattattattattattattattattattattattattattattattattattattattattattatcattattattattattattattattattatttatattattattattattattattattattattattattattattattattaattattattattattattattattattattattattattattattattattatcatcaatattattattattattattattattattattgttattattattattattattattattattattattattattattattattattattattattattattattattattattattattataattattattattatcattattattattatttttattattattattattatttttattattattattattactattattattattattattattattattattattattattattattattattattattattattattattattattattattattattattattaatattaatattattattattactattattattatacttattattattattattattattattattattactattattattattattattattattattattataattattattattattattattattattattattattattattattataattattattattattattattattattattattattattattattattattattattattattattattattattattattattattattattattattattattattattattattattattattattattattattattattattatttttattattattattattattattattattattatcattattattattattattatttttattattattattattattattatcattattattatcattattattattattattatttttattattattattattattattattattattattattattattattattattattattattattattattattattattattattataattataattattactattattattatacttattattattattattattattattattattattattattattattattattattattattattattattattattattattattattattattattactattattattattgttattattattattattaatattattattattattattattattattattattattattattataattattattattattattattattattattattattattattattattattattattattattattattattattattattattattattattattattattattattattattattattattattattattattattattattattattattattattattaatattatttttattatttttatttttattattattattattattattattattattattattattattattattattattattattattattattgttattattattattattattattgttattattattattattattattattattattattattattattattattattattattattattattattattattattattattattattattgttatttttataattattattattattattattattattattattattattattattattattgttattattattatttttattattattattattattattataattattattattattattattattattattattattattattattattattattattattattattattattattaatattattattattattattgttattattattattatatttttttattattattattcttattattgttattattattattattattattattgttattattattattattatttttattattattattaatttttttataattattattattattatgactattatttttattattattattattattattattataattatttttattatgattattattattattattattattattattattattattattattattattattattattattataattattattattattattattattattattattattattattattattattattattattattattattattattattattattattattattattattattattattattattattattattattattattattattattattattattacaattattattattattatgattattattattattattattattaatattattattattattattattattattattattattattattattattattattattattattattattattattattattattatttttattattattattattattattataattattattattattattattattattattattattattattattattattattattattattattattattattattattattattattattattgttattattattattattattatttttattattattattattattattattattattattattattattattattattattattattattattattattattattattattattattattgttattattattattattattattattattattattatttttattattattattaatttttttattattattattaatattatgattattattatcattattattattattattattattattattattattattttttttattattattattattattattattattattattattattattattattattattattattattattattattattattattattattatcattattattattattattattattattattattattattattattattattattattattattattattattatttttattatttttatttttattattattattattattattattattattattattattattattattattattattattattattaatattattattattgttattattattattattattattattattattattattattattagtattattattattattattattattattattattattattattattattattattattattattattattattattattattattattattgttattattattattattattattattattattattattattattgttattattattattattattattattattattattattattattattattattattattattattattatta encodes:
- the LOC129720123 gene encoding probable cyclin-dependent serine/threonine-protein kinase DDB_G0292550 gives rise to the protein NNNKNNNNNNNNNNNNNNNNNNNNNNNNNNNNNNNNNNNNNNNNNNNNNNNNNNNNNNNNNNNNNNNNNNNNNNNNNNNTNNNNNNNNNNNNNNNNNNNINNNNNNNNNNNNNNNNNNNNNNKNKNNKNNNNNNNNNNNNNNNNNNNNNNNNNDNNNNNNNNNNNNNNNNNNNNNNNNNNNNNNNNNNNNNNNNNNNNNNNNNNNNNNNNNINNNNNNNNHNNNNNCNNNNNNNNNNNNNNNNNNNNNNNNNNNNNNNNNNNNNNNNNNNNNNNNNNYNNNNNNNNNNNNNNNNNNNNNNYKNNNNNNNNNNNNNNNNNNNNNNNNNNNNNNNNNNNNNNNNNNNNNNNNNNNNNNNNNNNNNNNNNKNKNNKNNINNNNNNNNNNNNNNNNNNNNNNNNNNNNNNNNNNNNNNNNNNNNNNNNNNNNNNYNNNNNNNNNNNNNNINNNNNNNNNNSNNNNNNNNNNNNNNNNNNNNNNNNNNNNNNNNKYNNNSNNYNYNNNNNNNNNNNNNNNNNNNNNNNNNNNNKNNNNNNNDNNNDNNNNNNNKNNNNNNNDNNNNNNNNNNKNNNNNNNNNNNNNNNNNNNNNNNNNNNNNNNNNNNNNNNNNNNNNNN
- the LOC129725135 gene encoding probable cyclin-dependent serine/threonine-protein kinase DDB_G0292550, coding for NNHNNNNNNNNNNNNNNNNNNNNNNKYNNNSNNNNNNNNNNNNNNNNNNNNNNNNNNNNNNNNNNNNNNNNNNNNNNNNNNNNNNINNNNNNNNINNNNNNNNNNNNNNNNNNNNNNNNNNNNNNNNNNNNNNNINNNIDDNNNNNKNDNNNNNYNNNNNNNNNNNNNNNNKNDNYNNNNNYNNNNNNNNNNNNNNNNNNNNNNYNNYNNNNNNYNINNNYNNNNNNNNNNNNNNNNNNNNNNNNNNNNNNNNNNNNNNNNNNNNNINNNNNNNNINNNNNNNNNNNNNNNNNNNKNNNNNNNNNNNNNNNNNNNNNNNNNNNNNNNNNNNNNNNNNNNNNNNKNNNNNNNNNNNNNNNNNNNNNNNNNNNNNNNNNNNNNNNNNNNNNNNNNNNNNNNNNNNNINNNNNNNINNNNNNNNNNNNNNNNNNNNNNNNNNNNNNNNNNNNNNNNNNNNNNNNNNNKNNNNNNNNNNNNNNNNNNNNNNNNNNNKNNNNNNNNNNNNNNSYNNNINNYNNNNNNNNNNNNNNNNNNNNNNNNNNNNNNNNNNNN